The window AAGTTCTTCAAATTGTTCTATTGATTTTAATTCTTGCATCGTTTATTCCTCCTGACCATTCTCATTTAATAAATATTGGAAATCGAATCCTTTAAAAACACACAGAGAAAGATACATCCCAATCTATCATAAGATTATCATAAACTGCCCAGTAAAATGAAGAATAGCGCTCACCATGCCGAAAAAAACTTCATTCGTTTTTTAAAGCCACCGAGCGCTTTGTTCTGATCGACAAGCAAAGATCTCTTTTGCTTGAAATTCGAAAACCTGCCAAGAGTTACCCAAAAAACAAAAATTTATTTCAACAAACAAACCGGGGGCTTCAATGGCTATATCCTTATAAGAATAAGATCTTACCTTTCATTCTTTCGGTACAGCCATTGTCCGAGGAGCAGCTTCATCACATGGAAAAACATGTCTTTTCTTGTGACAAGCCCGTTAGTAAAGATGCCTACAGCTCCTTCTTTTTCACGGATTTGTTTTCTGCGGCAAAATTCATCCATCACCGGTCCCAACTCTTCCCCCGCTCTTAATCTTTCGGCAATCTCTTTCGGCAAGAGAATCCGAGCTCCTCCGGCCACGAGGGACTCTTTTCCTTTTTCCGCCAGAGCTCCCCAGTTACAAAGCAAAAGACCATGCGGCGTTTCCGTTACGCCGCCTTCCAAACCGATTCCGACATCAGCATTTTCCGCCAACAGCGATCTTTCCGCTCGTTGAATGGCCCCTCTTATTGTTTCCTCATCCGAAAAAGGCTGATTGCTTACACCCGATTCGACGTCAACCGATAGCACTTCGGCACTCAGTCGTATAAATTGAATTCCTTCTTTCACGGCAGCTATTTTTGCTGCATTTTTTGACCCCACGGCTATTTTCATGGATAGCACTCCCTCTGTCTCAATCAAACCACTTTCTCTATAAATGAAAAACCTTTCCGTTCCGGCTGTCACATCTTTTTAGAAAAATCCATTCACGGATGGAATGTATTCCAATATTCCATTACCCGTTATTCCGAATGGCCTCAACCGTTGATTGATCACATGAACGAACTAGCTTAATCAACAATTCTTTGGCAGCTTGGTAATCATCTACATGAATCATCGAGGCGTGCGTATGAATATAGCGGGAGCAAATCCCGATCACCGCACTCGGGACGCCTTCATTGGACAAATGCACTCTTCCGGCATCCGTCCCTCCTTGTGAAACAAAAAACTGATAAGGAATTTGATTTGATTCTGCCGTATCGAGAACGAATTCTCTCATTCCTCTATGAGTTACCATCGTCCGGTCATAAATACGAATCAAAGCCCCTTGACCCAATTGGCCGAATTGATTTTTATCTCCGGACATATCATTGGCGGGACTTGCATCCAACGCGAAGAAAATATCCGGCTTAATCATATTGGCAGCTGTCTGCGCACCTCGAAGGCCGACTTCTTCTTGAACAGTCGCTCCGGAATAAAGCGTATTAGGAAGCGTTTCATCTTTTACTTCTTTCAACAATTCGATGGCAAGCCCGCATCCATAGCGATTATCCCAAGCTTTTGCTAAAATTTTCTTTTGATTTGCCAATGGAGTAAATGGACAAATCGGCACGGCAAACTGCCCCGGTTTAATGCCAATCCGTTCCGCATCTTCACGGTCGTCCGCTCCAATATCAATGAGCATATTTTTTATTTCCATCGGTTTTTTCCGCTGTTCTTCACTTAACAAATGGGGAGGAATGGATCCAATCACACCGATTACCGGTCCGTTCTCCGTTATAATTTGTACACGCTGCGC of the Bacillus smithii genome contains:
- a CDS encoding DUF84 family protein, translated to MKIAVGSKNAAKIAAVKEGIQFIRLSAEVLSVDVESGVSNQPFSDEETIRGAIQRAERSLLAENADVGIGLEGGVTETPHGLLLCNWGALAEKGKESLVAGGARILLPKEIAERLRAGEELGPVMDEFCRRKQIREKEGAVGIFTNGLVTRKDMFFHVMKLLLGQWLYRKNER
- a CDS encoding M42 family metallopeptidase — encoded protein: MNQETLELFRQLTELPGASGNEHAVRAFMKEQLSQYADEVVQDRLGSIFGVKKGNGPVVMVAGHMDEVGFMITSITDNGMLRFQPLGGWWNQVLLAQRVQIITENGPVIGVIGSIPPHLLSEEQRKKPMEIKNMLIDIGADDREDAERIGIKPGQFAVPICPFTPLANQKKILAKAWDNRYGCGLAIELLKEVKDETLPNTLYSGATVQEEVGLRGAQTAANMIKPDIFFALDASPANDMSGDKNQFGQLGQGALIRIYDRTMVTHRGMREFVLDTAESNQIPYQFFVSQGGTDAGRVHLSNEGVPSAVIGICSRYIHTHASMIHVDDYQAAKELLIKLVRSCDQSTVEAIRNNG